In Meles meles chromosome 14, mMelMel3.1 paternal haplotype, whole genome shotgun sequence, a single window of DNA contains:
- the LOC123955978 gene encoding protocadherin-8 isoform X1, with the protein MVWVGRRVLRAHRNLELQPADFPHRARKERAPRSLRLGPANQRGIPQPLGIALGAGGMSPVRRGGSPCLFPLQLFSLCWVLSVAQSKTVRYSTFEEDAPGTVIGTLAEDLHMKVSGDTSFRLMKQFNSSLLQVREGDGQLTVGDAGLDRERLCGQAPQCVLAFDVVSFSQEQFRLVHVEVEVRDINDHAPRFPRAQIPVEVSEGAAVGTRIPLEVPVDEDVGANGLQSVRLAELHSPFRVELQTRADGAQCADLVLLQELDRESQAAYSLELVAQDGGRPPRSATAALSVRVLDANDHSPAFPQGAVAEVELAEDAPVGSLLLDLDAADPDEGPNGDVVFAFGARTPPEARRLFRLDPRSGRLTLAGPVDYERQDTYELDVRAQDRGPGPRASTCKVIVRIRDVNDNAPDITITPLAAPGAPAASPFAAVAAAAALGGADATSPTRPGTPEAGAVSLVPEGAARESLVALVSTSDRDSGANGQVRCALYGHEHFRLQPAYAGSYLVVTAASLDRERIAEYNLTLVAEDRGSPPLRTVRPYTVRVSDENDNAPLFTRPVYEVSVRENNPPGAYLATVAARDPDLGRNGQVTYRLLEAEVGRAGGSVSTYVSVDPATGAIYALRSFDYETLRQLDVRIQASDGGSPQLSSSALVQVRVLDQNDHAPVLVHPAPANGTLEVAVPGRTARDTAVARVQARDGDDGANGELAFELLQQEPREAFAIGRRTGEIVLTGDLSQEPPGRVFRALLVISDGGRPPLSTTATVSFVVTAGGGRGLVAPASAGSPERSRPPGSRLAASGPALQWDTPLIVIIVLAGSCTLLLAAIIAIATTCNRRKKEVRKGGARREERPGAAGGGASAPGSPEEAARGAGPRPNMFDVLTFPGSGKAPFGSPAADPPPPAVTAAEVPGSEGGSATGESSCHFEGQQRLRGAHAEPYGASPGFGKEPAPPVAVWKGHSFNTISGREAEKFSGKDSGKGDSDFNDSDSDISGDALKKDLINHMQSGLWACTAECKILGHSDRCWSPSCAGPNTHPPPHPPAQMSTFCKSTSLPRDPLRRDNYYQAQLPKTVGLQSVYEKVLHRDYDRTVTLLSPPRPGRLPDLQEIGVPLYQSPPGRYLSPKKEANENV; encoded by the exons ATGGTGTGGGTAGGTCGGCGCGTCCTCAGAGCCCACCGGAATCTCGAGCTGCAGCCCGCAGACTTTCCGCACAGGGCTCGCAAAGAGCGTGCTCCTAGGAGCCTGCGACTCGGACCTGCAAACCAGAGAGGAATTCCTCAGCCTCTTGGAATAGCACTTGGGGCTGGCGGCATGAGTCCAGTGAGGCGCGGGGGCAGCCCCTGCCTTTTCCCTTTACAGCTCTTCAGCCTCTGTTGGGTGCTCTCAGTGGCCCAGAGCAAGACAGTGCGATACAGCACCTTCGAGGAGGATGCCCCTGGTACCGTCATCGGGACCCTGGCTGAGGACCTGCATATGAAAGTATCCGGAGACACAAGCTTCCGCCTGATGAAGCAGTTCAACAGCTCGCTTCTCCAGGTGCGCGAGGGCGACGGGCAGCTGACCGTCGGGGATGCGGGCCTGGACCGGGAGCGGTTGTGCGGCCAAGCACCACAGTGCGTGCTGGCCTTCGACGTGGTCAGCTTTTCACAGGAGCAGTTCCGGCTGGTGCACGTGGAAGTGGAGGTGAGGGACATCAACGACCACGCGCCCCGCTTCCCCCGGGCCCAGATCCCCGTGGAGGTATCGGAGGGCGCGGCCGTGGGCACGCGCATCCCCTTAGAGGTGCCTGTGGACGAGGACGTGGGGGCCAATGGGCTGCAGAGCGTGCGCCTGGCGGAGCTTCACAGCCCCTTCCGCGTGGAACTGCAGACGCGCGCGGACGGCGCCCAGTGCGCTGACCTGGTGCTGCTCCAGGAGCTGGACCGCGAGAGCCAGGCCGCCTACAGCCTGGAACTGGTGGCCCAAGACGGCGGCCGCCCGCCGCGCTCCGCCACGGCCGCCCTCAGCGTGCGAGTGCTGGACGCCAATGACCACAGCCCGGCCTTCCCGCAGGGCGCCGTGGCCGAAGTTGAGCTGGCGGAGGACGCTCCTGTAGGCTCGCTGCTGCTCGATCTGGACGCAGCCGACCCCGACGAGGGCCCCAACGGCGACGTGGTGTTCGCCTTCGGTGCCCGCACCCCGCCCGAGGCGCGCCGCCTCTTCCGCCTGGACCCGCGCTCGGGCCGCCTCACCCTGGCAGGACCGGTGGACTACGAGCGCCAGGACACCTATGAGCTGGACGTGCGGGCCCAGGACCGCGGTCCCGGGCCCCGGGCTTCCACCTGCAAGGTCATCGTGCGCATCCGCGACGTCAATGACAACGCTCCGGACATCACCATCACCCCGCTGGCCGCCCCGGGCGCACCTGCCGCCTCTCCCTTCGCTGCCGTCGCCGCCGCAGCCGCTCTCGGGGGTGCGGACGCGACCTCGCCGACCCGTCCCGGGACGCCCGAGGCCGGCGCGGTCTCTTTGGTGCCAGAGGGGGCAGCGCGCGAGAGCCTGGTGGCGCTGGTCAGCACCTCGGACAGAGACTCGGGTGCCAACGGGCAGGTGCGCTGCGCCCTCTACGGGCACGAGCACTTCCGGCTGCAACCGGCCTACGCGGGCAGCTACCTGGTGGTGACTGCGGCGTCCCTGGACCGCGAGCGCATCGCGGAGTACAACCTGACGCTGGTGGCCGAGGACCGCGGCTCACCCCCGCTACGCACCGTGCGGCCCTACACTGTTCGCGTGAGTGACGAGAACGACAACGCACCACTCTTCACACGGCCGGTCTACGAGGTGTCGGTGCGAGAGAACAACCCTCCGGGCGCTTACTTGGCCACAGTGGCCGCCCGGGACCCCGACCTGGGCCGCAACGGGCAGGTCACCTACCGGTTGCTGGAGGCAGAAGTAGGCCGTGCTGGGGGCTCCGTGTCCACCTATGTGTCGGTGGACCCGGCCACCGGGGCCATCTATGCGCTGCGTAGCTTTGACTATGAGACTCTGCGCCAGCTCGACGTGCGCATCCAAGCGAGCGACGGTGGCTCCCCTCAGCTCTCCAGCAGCGCCCTGGTGCAAGTGCGAGTACTGGACCAGAACGACCACGCACCGGTCCTGGTGCACCCAGCGCCGGCCAACGGGACCCTAGAagtggcggtgccgggacgcacGGCAAGGGACACTGCCGTGGCACGCGTGCAGGCCCGGGACGGGGACGATGGCGCCAACGGGGAGCTGGCATTCGAGCTGCTGCAGCAGGAGCCCCGGGAAGCCTTCGCCATCGGCCGCCGCACGGGGGAGATCGTGCTCACAGGCGACCTCTCGCAGGAGCCGCCAGGCCGCGTGTTCCGGGCTCTGCTGGTCATATCCGACGGCGGCCGCCCCCCGCTCTCCACCACTGCCACCGTCAGCTTCGTGGTGACAGCAGGCGGCGGGCGCGGGCTAGTGGCGCCCGCCAGTGCAGGGAGCCCGGAGCGTTCCCGCCCGCCAGGCTCTCGACTCGCGGCGTCGGGGCCGGCGCTACAATGGGACACGCCACTGATCGTCATCATCGTGTTGGCGGGGAGCTGCACGCTGCTGCTGGCCGCCATCATCGCCATCGCCACCACCTGCAACCGCCGCAAGAAGGAGGTGCGCAAAGGGGGGGCCCGCCGGGAAGAGCGgcccggggcggcgggcggcggagCCTCGGCTCCCGGCTCCCCGGAGGAGGCTGCCCGGGGAGCCGGGCCCAGGCCCAACATGTTCGACGTGCTCACCTTCCCTGGCAGCGGCAAAGCGCCCTTTGGCAGCCCCGCGGCCGACCCGCCCCCGCCCGCGGTCACCGCGGCCGAAGTGCCGGGCTCGGAGGGCGGCAGCGCCACCGGGGAAAGCTCCTGTCACTTCGAGGGGCAGCAGCGGCTCCGCGGCGCGCACGCCGAG CCCTACGGTGCCTCCCCCGGTTTCGGAAAGGAGCCGGCGCCCCCTGTGGCGGTCTGGAAAGGACACTCTTTCAACACCATCTCCGGCCGAGAAGCGGAGAAGTTCAGCGGCAAAGACAGCGGCAAAGGGGACAGTGATTTCAACGACAGCGATTCCGACATCAGCGGGGACGCTTTGAAAAAGGATCTCATCAACCACATGCAGAGTG GACTGTGGGCATGCACCGCCGAGTGTAAGATCCTGGGCCACTCTGACCGCTGCTGGAGCCCGTCATGCGCGGGGCCCAACACGCATCCCCCGCCTCACCCACCAGCGCAGATGTCTACCTTCTGTAAAAGCACGTCCCTGCCTCGAGATCCTCTCCGCAGGGACAATTACTACCAGGCCCAGCTGCCCAAAACAGTGGGGCTGCAGAGCGTctatgagaaagtgctccacagGGACTATGACAGGACAgtcaccctgctctctcctcctcgTCCAGGGAGGCTCCCAGACTTGCAGGAGATCGGGGTACCCCTCTACCAGTCCCCCCCTGGCAGGTACCTGTCCCCAAAGAAGGAAGCCAATGAAAATGTGTAA
- the LOC123955978 gene encoding protocadherin-8 isoform X2, whose translation MVWVGRRVLRAHRNLELQPADFPHRARKERAPRSLRLGPANQRGIPQPLGIALGAGGMSPVRRGGSPCLFPLQLFSLCWVLSVAQSKTVRYSTFEEDAPGTVIGTLAEDLHMKVSGDTSFRLMKQFNSSLLQVREGDGQLTVGDAGLDRERLCGQAPQCVLAFDVVSFSQEQFRLVHVEVEVRDINDHAPRFPRAQIPVEVSEGAAVGTRIPLEVPVDEDVGANGLQSVRLAELHSPFRVELQTRADGAQCADLVLLQELDRESQAAYSLELVAQDGGRPPRSATAALSVRVLDANDHSPAFPQGAVAEVELAEDAPVGSLLLDLDAADPDEGPNGDVVFAFGARTPPEARRLFRLDPRSGRLTLAGPVDYERQDTYELDVRAQDRGPGPRASTCKVIVRIRDVNDNAPDITITPLAAPGAPAASPFAAVAAAAALGGADATSPTRPGTPEAGAVSLVPEGAARESLVALVSTSDRDSGANGQVRCALYGHEHFRLQPAYAGSYLVVTAASLDRERIAEYNLTLVAEDRGSPPLRTVRPYTVRVSDENDNAPLFTRPVYEVSVRENNPPGAYLATVAARDPDLGRNGQVTYRLLEAEVGRAGGSVSTYVSVDPATGAIYALRSFDYETLRQLDVRIQASDGGSPQLSSSALVQVRVLDQNDHAPVLVHPAPANGTLEVAVPGRTARDTAVARVQARDGDDGANGELAFELLQQEPREAFAIGRRTGEIVLTGDLSQEPPGRVFRALLVISDGGRPPLSTTATVSFVVTAGGGRGLVAPASAGSPERSRPPGSRLAASGPALQWDTPLIVIIVLAGSCTLLLAAIIAIATTCNRRKKEPYGASPGFGKEPAPPVAVWKGHSFNTISGREAEKFSGKDSGKGDSDFNDSDSDISGDALKKDLINHMQSGLWACTAECKILGHSDRCWSPSCAGPNTHPPPHPPAQMSTFCKSTSLPRDPLRRDNYYQAQLPKTVGLQSVYEKVLHRDYDRTVTLLSPPRPGRLPDLQEIGVPLYQSPPGRYLSPKKEANENV comes from the exons ATGGTGTGGGTAGGTCGGCGCGTCCTCAGAGCCCACCGGAATCTCGAGCTGCAGCCCGCAGACTTTCCGCACAGGGCTCGCAAAGAGCGTGCTCCTAGGAGCCTGCGACTCGGACCTGCAAACCAGAGAGGAATTCCTCAGCCTCTTGGAATAGCACTTGGGGCTGGCGGCATGAGTCCAGTGAGGCGCGGGGGCAGCCCCTGCCTTTTCCCTTTACAGCTCTTCAGCCTCTGTTGGGTGCTCTCAGTGGCCCAGAGCAAGACAGTGCGATACAGCACCTTCGAGGAGGATGCCCCTGGTACCGTCATCGGGACCCTGGCTGAGGACCTGCATATGAAAGTATCCGGAGACACAAGCTTCCGCCTGATGAAGCAGTTCAACAGCTCGCTTCTCCAGGTGCGCGAGGGCGACGGGCAGCTGACCGTCGGGGATGCGGGCCTGGACCGGGAGCGGTTGTGCGGCCAAGCACCACAGTGCGTGCTGGCCTTCGACGTGGTCAGCTTTTCACAGGAGCAGTTCCGGCTGGTGCACGTGGAAGTGGAGGTGAGGGACATCAACGACCACGCGCCCCGCTTCCCCCGGGCCCAGATCCCCGTGGAGGTATCGGAGGGCGCGGCCGTGGGCACGCGCATCCCCTTAGAGGTGCCTGTGGACGAGGACGTGGGGGCCAATGGGCTGCAGAGCGTGCGCCTGGCGGAGCTTCACAGCCCCTTCCGCGTGGAACTGCAGACGCGCGCGGACGGCGCCCAGTGCGCTGACCTGGTGCTGCTCCAGGAGCTGGACCGCGAGAGCCAGGCCGCCTACAGCCTGGAACTGGTGGCCCAAGACGGCGGCCGCCCGCCGCGCTCCGCCACGGCCGCCCTCAGCGTGCGAGTGCTGGACGCCAATGACCACAGCCCGGCCTTCCCGCAGGGCGCCGTGGCCGAAGTTGAGCTGGCGGAGGACGCTCCTGTAGGCTCGCTGCTGCTCGATCTGGACGCAGCCGACCCCGACGAGGGCCCCAACGGCGACGTGGTGTTCGCCTTCGGTGCCCGCACCCCGCCCGAGGCGCGCCGCCTCTTCCGCCTGGACCCGCGCTCGGGCCGCCTCACCCTGGCAGGACCGGTGGACTACGAGCGCCAGGACACCTATGAGCTGGACGTGCGGGCCCAGGACCGCGGTCCCGGGCCCCGGGCTTCCACCTGCAAGGTCATCGTGCGCATCCGCGACGTCAATGACAACGCTCCGGACATCACCATCACCCCGCTGGCCGCCCCGGGCGCACCTGCCGCCTCTCCCTTCGCTGCCGTCGCCGCCGCAGCCGCTCTCGGGGGTGCGGACGCGACCTCGCCGACCCGTCCCGGGACGCCCGAGGCCGGCGCGGTCTCTTTGGTGCCAGAGGGGGCAGCGCGCGAGAGCCTGGTGGCGCTGGTCAGCACCTCGGACAGAGACTCGGGTGCCAACGGGCAGGTGCGCTGCGCCCTCTACGGGCACGAGCACTTCCGGCTGCAACCGGCCTACGCGGGCAGCTACCTGGTGGTGACTGCGGCGTCCCTGGACCGCGAGCGCATCGCGGAGTACAACCTGACGCTGGTGGCCGAGGACCGCGGCTCACCCCCGCTACGCACCGTGCGGCCCTACACTGTTCGCGTGAGTGACGAGAACGACAACGCACCACTCTTCACACGGCCGGTCTACGAGGTGTCGGTGCGAGAGAACAACCCTCCGGGCGCTTACTTGGCCACAGTGGCCGCCCGGGACCCCGACCTGGGCCGCAACGGGCAGGTCACCTACCGGTTGCTGGAGGCAGAAGTAGGCCGTGCTGGGGGCTCCGTGTCCACCTATGTGTCGGTGGACCCGGCCACCGGGGCCATCTATGCGCTGCGTAGCTTTGACTATGAGACTCTGCGCCAGCTCGACGTGCGCATCCAAGCGAGCGACGGTGGCTCCCCTCAGCTCTCCAGCAGCGCCCTGGTGCAAGTGCGAGTACTGGACCAGAACGACCACGCACCGGTCCTGGTGCACCCAGCGCCGGCCAACGGGACCCTAGAagtggcggtgccgggacgcacGGCAAGGGACACTGCCGTGGCACGCGTGCAGGCCCGGGACGGGGACGATGGCGCCAACGGGGAGCTGGCATTCGAGCTGCTGCAGCAGGAGCCCCGGGAAGCCTTCGCCATCGGCCGCCGCACGGGGGAGATCGTGCTCACAGGCGACCTCTCGCAGGAGCCGCCAGGCCGCGTGTTCCGGGCTCTGCTGGTCATATCCGACGGCGGCCGCCCCCCGCTCTCCACCACTGCCACCGTCAGCTTCGTGGTGACAGCAGGCGGCGGGCGCGGGCTAGTGGCGCCCGCCAGTGCAGGGAGCCCGGAGCGTTCCCGCCCGCCAGGCTCTCGACTCGCGGCGTCGGGGCCGGCGCTACAATGGGACACGCCACTGATCGTCATCATCGTGTTGGCGGGGAGCTGCACGCTGCTGCTGGCCGCCATCATCGCCATCGCCACCACCTGCAACCGCCGCAAGAAGGAG CCCTACGGTGCCTCCCCCGGTTTCGGAAAGGAGCCGGCGCCCCCTGTGGCGGTCTGGAAAGGACACTCTTTCAACACCATCTCCGGCCGAGAAGCGGAGAAGTTCAGCGGCAAAGACAGCGGCAAAGGGGACAGTGATTTCAACGACAGCGATTCCGACATCAGCGGGGACGCTTTGAAAAAGGATCTCATCAACCACATGCAGAGTG GACTGTGGGCATGCACCGCCGAGTGTAAGATCCTGGGCCACTCTGACCGCTGCTGGAGCCCGTCATGCGCGGGGCCCAACACGCATCCCCCGCCTCACCCACCAGCGCAGATGTCTACCTTCTGTAAAAGCACGTCCCTGCCTCGAGATCCTCTCCGCAGGGACAATTACTACCAGGCCCAGCTGCCCAAAACAGTGGGGCTGCAGAGCGTctatgagaaagtgctccacagGGACTATGACAGGACAgtcaccctgctctctcctcctcgTCCAGGGAGGCTCCCAGACTTGCAGGAGATCGGGGTACCCCTCTACCAGTCCCCCCCTGGCAGGTACCTGTCCCCAAAGAAGGAAGCCAATGAAAATGTGTAA